Proteins from a single region of Runella sp. SP2:
- a CDS encoding helix-turn-helix transcriptional regulator, with amino-acid sequence MGTTKSEVFTVEENRIADLAKAFAHPARVAILRLLAEKKACVCGDLVDELPLSQATVSQHLKELKRIGIIKGDIAPPRVCYCIDEEVWNEAMQSFGLLFSSYLKNNCC; translated from the coding sequence ATGGGAACAACAAAATCGGAAGTTTTTACCGTAGAAGAAAATCGAATTGCCGATTTGGCGAAGGCGTTTGCGCATCCTGCTAGGGTGGCTATTTTGCGCCTTTTAGCCGAGAAAAAAGCTTGCGTTTGTGGCGACCTTGTGGATGAATTACCGCTTTCACAAGCCACAGTTTCGCAACATTTGAAGGAATTGAAACGCATCGGAATCATCAAAGGGGACATTGCGCCTCCGCGCGTTTGTTACTGCATCGATGAAGAGGTTTGGAACGAAGCAATGCAATCTTTCGGGTTGTTGTTTTCGTCGTATCTTAAAAATAATTGCTGCTAA